A single region of the Pogoniulus pusillus isolate bPogPus1 chromosome Z, bPogPus1.pri, whole genome shotgun sequence genome encodes:
- the LOC135192985 gene encoding serine/threonine-protein kinase PAK 3-like yields MRLLAGVAFLLEWATAAGSFLDKPWLMAGLLANQIGRGFRAAHPSVSEEVSFAASRGVEERGACREDSGPGAENAGAAAGSDEEEKGFGERPYSCEHQPLRLHQPGSVKSETPPGSGCLLDGLASADEDYDGAGGYEYEDYGREEPASDTSERVKDVEAEDGENWDDDYEPLPVVVPPSEERKSVWGSYSERCRQQQPDEASLDKLGSIVSMGEPESKYAEAEKLGQGSYGAVYRAVEMATEREVAIKHIRVAPEDEEYVINEILVMRDHKSPNIVSYLDSYLVGAELWLVLEYLAGGSLGDVVKATQMNEEQTAVVCRECLQGLDCLHSHNIIHRDIKGCNILLGMDGSVKLADFGVCALLTPEQSKRTSYAGTPHWMAPEILKEEPYGAKVDIWSLGITAVEMAEGEPPFASESDNRVCDLLAAGETPKLQNPEELSAALLSFLQCCLEVDVDRRWSARDLLQHPFVTSAGPVSSLIPLITAAKEARNSGH; encoded by the exons ATGCGGCTCCTTGCTGGCGTTGCCTTCCTCTTGGAGTGGGCCACTGCCGCCGGTTCTTTCCTGGACAAGCCCTGGCtgatggcagggctgttggCAA ATCAGATCGGCCGTGGATTCAGGGCAGCCCATCCCTCGGTGAGTGAGGAAgtctcctttgctgcttctaGAGGGGTGGAGGAGCGTGGAGCGTGCCGTGAG GACTCGgggccaggagcagagaatgctggagctgctgctggctccgatgaagaggagaagggcttTGGAGAGAGGCCATACAGCTGTGAACATCAACCTCTCAGGCTGCACCAACCCGGAAGTGTAAAATCA GAGACACCACCAGGATCAGGATGCCTGCTAGATGGATTGGCCTCTGCTGATGAGGATTATGATGGAGCAGGTGGCTATGAATACGAGGACTatggcagagaggagcctgCCAGTGATACATCCGAAAGAGTCAAGGATGTCGAGGCTGAGGATGGCGAGAACTGGGATGATGATTATGAGCCCCTGCCTGTTGTGGTCCCACCATCTGAAGAGAGAAAATCA GTGTGGGGATCCTACAGcgagaggtgcaggcagcagcagccagatgaGGCCTCCCTGGACAAGCTTG GGAGCATTGTGAGCATGGGAGAGCCTGAGAGTAAATACGCTGAAGCCGAAAAGCTTGGCCAAGG GAGCTATGGAGCTGTTTATCGTGCTGTTGAGATGGCCACAGAACgagag GTGGCCATCAAGCACATCCGTGTGGCTCCAGAGGACGAGGAGTATGTGATAAATGAAATCCTCGTGATGCGGGACCATAAGAGCCCAAACATCGTCAGCTACCTGGACAG ctATCTGGTGggtgctgagctgtggctgGTCCTGGAATATCTGGCTGGAGGCTCCCTGGGGGATGTGGTTAAGGCAACCCAGATGAATGAAGAACAAACAGCAGTGGTTTGCAGGGAG TGTCTGCAAGGTCTGGATTGCCTTCATTCCCACAACATCATCCACAGGGATATCAAAGGCTGTAACATCCTACTTGGGATGGACGGGTCTGTGAAACTGG CTGATTTTGGCGTCTGCGCTCTgctcacccctgagcagagcaagaggaccAGCTACGCTGGAACTCCACACTGGATGGCTCCAGAGATCCTGAAGGAAGAGCCCTATGGTGCCAAGGTGGACATCTGGTCCCTTGGCATCACGGCAGTGGAGATGGCCGAAGGAGAGCCTCCCTTTGCCAGCGAAAGTGACAACAGG GTGTGCGATCTGCTAGCTGCTGGTGAGACACCAAAGCTGCAGAACCCCGaggagctctctgctgcccttctcagcTTCCTTCAGTGCTGCCTGGAGGTGGATGTGGACAGGCGCTGGTCtgccagggacctgctgcag CACCCATTTGTGACATCAGCGGGGCCAGTCTCCAGCCTGATCCCGCtgatcactgcagccaaggaagCCAGGAACAGCGGCCATTAG